One Argonema galeatum A003/A1 DNA segment encodes these proteins:
- the mnmA gene encoding tRNA 2-thiouridine(34) synthase MnmA: MNKVVVGLSGGVDSSVAAAILHHQGYEVVGLTLWLMKGKGQCCSEGMVDAAKICEHLDIPHHIVDSRDVFQANIVDYLVAGYSDGITPLPCSQCNKSVKFGPMVSYAREKLGIDKIATGHYARISYDADRDRYQLRRAVDLNKDQSYFLYDLTQDLLAASVFPLGETHKTETRQIAAQFGLNTADKPESMDLCLVESNGSMRAFLDKYIAPQKGNIVDESGKVLGQHDGIHHYTIGQRKGIGIAAPQALYVIGLDAVNNRVIVGDRNSADRTECTVARVNWVSLAQPSAPIRAEVQIRYRSSAVPVTVIPLSGDGQDAHSTRVKLVFDEPQFSITPGQAAVWYDGDILLGGGIIERQN, from the coding sequence ATGAACAAAGTAGTCGTTGGCCTTTCGGGTGGCGTTGATAGTTCAGTTGCAGCAGCGATCCTTCATCATCAGGGATATGAAGTCGTTGGTTTGACCCTTTGGCTGATGAAAGGGAAGGGTCAGTGCTGTTCTGAAGGGATGGTCGATGCTGCTAAAATTTGCGAACATCTGGACATTCCCCATCACATTGTCGATAGCCGCGATGTGTTCCAAGCCAATATTGTGGACTATCTGGTAGCGGGTTACAGCGACGGGATTACCCCCCTGCCTTGTTCCCAGTGTAATAAGAGTGTGAAGTTTGGCCCGATGGTGAGTTATGCTCGCGAAAAGTTGGGTATTGACAAAATTGCCACGGGACACTATGCCCGGATTAGCTATGATGCCGATCGCGATCGCTATCAGTTGCGGCGGGCTGTAGACCTGAATAAGGATCAGTCATATTTTTTGTACGATTTGACACAGGATTTGCTTGCGGCATCCGTATTTCCGCTGGGAGAAACGCACAAGACCGAAACTCGGCAAATTGCAGCCCAATTCGGCCTGAATACTGCCGATAAGCCGGAAAGTATGGATTTGTGCTTGGTGGAAAGCAATGGCTCGATGCGGGCGTTTCTGGATAAGTACATTGCACCGCAAAAGGGCAATATAGTTGACGAGTCGGGTAAGGTGCTGGGGCAACATGATGGTATCCATCATTACACGATCGGTCAGCGGAAAGGGATCGGGATTGCAGCGCCCCAAGCCCTGTACGTGATTGGGTTGGATGCGGTAAACAATCGGGTGATTGTAGGCGATCGCAATAGTGCCGATCGCACAGAATGCACCGTGGCGCGGGTAAACTGGGTGTCTCTAGCACAACCATCTGCACCGATTCGCGCCGAAGTGCAAATCAGATATCGATCGTCCGCTGTACCCGTTACCGTGATTCCTTTGTCCGGGGACGGGCAAGATGCCCATTCCACAAGAGTTAAGCTGGTATTTGACGAACCGCAGTTCAGCATCACCCCCGGACAAGCCGCAGTTTGGTACGACGGCGATATCTTGTTGGGTGGCGGTATCATCGAAAGGCAAAACTAA
- a CDS encoding S-methyl-5'-thioadenosine phosphorylase, with protein sequence MAQAKIGIIGGSGLYKMEALKDVEEVQIETPFGSPSDALILGTLEGTQVAFLARHDRNHTLLPSELPFRANIHAMKQLGVEYLISASAVGSLKEEVKPLDMVVPDQFIDRTKNRVSTFFGSGIVAHIAFGDPVCKNLAAVLADAVASLELPDVTLHRGGTYVCMEGPAFSTKAESHLYRSWGATVIGMTNLPEAKLAREAEIAYATLALATDYDCWHPDHDGVTVEMVVANLQRNAINAQKVIQETVRRLVENPPVSDAHSALKYAILTPLDKVSAATKEKLGLLLKKYL encoded by the coding sequence ATGGCTCAAGCGAAGATTGGGATTATTGGCGGTAGCGGCCTTTATAAAATGGAGGCCCTCAAGGATGTGGAAGAAGTGCAAATTGAGACGCCTTTTGGGTCTCCGTCCGATGCTTTAATTCTAGGAACGCTGGAGGGGACGCAGGTTGCCTTCCTGGCGCGTCACGATCGCAATCATACTCTTTTGCCCTCTGAACTACCATTCCGAGCTAATATCCATGCGATGAAGCAGTTGGGCGTCGAGTATTTAATCTCAGCTTCAGCTGTTGGTTCTCTCAAAGAGGAAGTTAAACCTCTAGATATGGTAGTCCCGGATCAGTTTATCGATCGCACCAAAAATCGAGTATCCACCTTTTTCGGGTCAGGAATTGTAGCGCACATTGCTTTTGGCGACCCAGTGTGTAAAAATCTAGCGGCGGTTTTAGCAGATGCAGTTGCCAGTCTGGAATTACCAGACGTCACCCTGCACCGTGGCGGCACCTATGTTTGTATGGAAGGGCCAGCATTTTCCACTAAAGCAGAGTCCCATCTTTACCGCAGTTGGGGTGCAACAGTCATTGGTATGACGAATTTGCCAGAAGCGAAGTTAGCGAGGGAAGCGGAAATCGCCTATGCAACGTTAGCGCTAGCAACAGATTATGATTGTTGGCATCCAGACCATGACGGCGTTACTGTAGAAATGGTGGTTGCCAATCTGCAACGCAATGCGATAAATGCCCAAAAAGTCATCCAAGAAACTGTGCGGCGTCTGGTCGAAAATCCGCCTGTGTCGGACGCACACTCAGCCTTAAAGTATGCCATTCTTACTCCCCTGGATAAGGTTTCGGCGGCTACAAAAGAAAAATTAGGATTGTTATTGAAAAAATATTTGTAA
- the sat gene encoding sulfate adenylyltransferase, with product MSHRQDGIEPHGGQLINRIATPEQKQEFLSKADFLPRVQLDERAVSDLQMIAIGAFSPLSGFMEQADYESVVANMRLANGLVWSIPIALSVTEEVADSLTEGDLVGLDDPTGNFIGVLQLTQKYSYDKTREAINVYRTDDEKHPGVRVLYNQGPINLAGPVWLLERDRHPYFPKYQIDPASSRQLFKEHGWKTVVGFQTRNPIHRAHEYIQKCALETVDALFLHPLVGVTKDDDIAADVRMRCYEIMMEHYFPKDRVILAINPAAMRYAGPREAIFHAMIRKNYGCTHFIVGRDHAGVGDYYGTYDAQYIFDEFEPSELGIVPMKFEHAFYCTVTQGMGTTKTSPSTPEQRIHLSGTKVREMLRRGELPPPEFSRPEVAAELAKAMHQ from the coding sequence ATGAGTCATCGTCAAGATGGGATTGAGCCTCACGGCGGTCAACTGATTAATCGCATTGCTACACCCGAACAAAAACAAGAATTTCTCTCAAAAGCCGACTTTCTGCCGCGAGTGCAACTAGATGAGCGAGCAGTTTCCGACTTGCAAATGATCGCCATTGGTGCATTTAGTCCCCTCAGCGGCTTCATGGAACAGGCAGATTACGAGTCAGTCGTTGCCAATATGCGGCTGGCGAACGGTTTGGTTTGGTCAATTCCGATCGCCCTTTCGGTGACAGAGGAAGTTGCAGACTCTCTTACTGAAGGCGACTTGGTGGGCTTGGACGACCCCACGGGAAACTTTATCGGCGTTTTGCAGCTAACCCAGAAATATTCATACGATAAAACTCGCGAAGCGATTAACGTCTACCGCACCGATGATGAGAAACACCCCGGCGTGCGAGTTCTTTATAACCAGGGGCCAATCAATCTGGCGGGGCCAGTGTGGTTGCTGGAACGCGATCGCCATCCCTATTTCCCCAAATACCAAATTGACCCAGCCTCCTCAAGGCAATTATTTAAAGAACACGGCTGGAAAACCGTTGTAGGTTTCCAAACTCGCAACCCCATCCACCGAGCCCACGAATACATCCAAAAGTGCGCCTTGGAAACCGTAGATGCCTTATTCCTGCATCCTTTGGTAGGCGTAACAAAGGATGATGACATTGCAGCCGATGTGCGGATGCGCTGCTACGAGATTATGATGGAACACTATTTCCCGAAAGACAGAGTGATTCTCGCCATCAATCCGGCTGCGATGCGCTACGCGGGGCCCAGGGAAGCGATTTTCCACGCGATGATTCGCAAAAACTACGGCTGCACTCACTTCATCGTCGGACGGGATCATGCTGGTGTAGGAGATTACTACGGCACTTACGACGCTCAGTATATATTTGATGAGTTTGAGCCATCTGAATTAGGTATTGTGCCGATGAAGTTTGAACACGCTTTTTATTGCACCGTTACGCAGGGTATGGGAACAACGAAGACTAGCCCCAGCACCCCGGAACAGCGCATTCACCTGTCGGGAACGAAGGTGCGGGAGATGTTGCGGCGGGGTGAGTTGCCGCCGCCTGAGTTTTCAAGACCAGAGGTAGCGGCTGAACTGGCAAAGGCGATGCACCAATAG
- a CDS encoding caspase family protein, whose protein sequence is MKRRSFLQRAGSVLAALGVGEAGLVMTGNRYYQVLAQPSPRKLAMLVGINQYSGSSLTGCLTDVELQQELLIHRFGFQPSDILVLTDRQATRQNIETAFIEHLSKQAKPGDAVVFHFSGYGSRAETMDEEGERMNEEESLIQNPKSKIQNLLVPVDGVANGVLEETLWLLLRSLDTDAVTAVLDTSYTDLGTGLWGNLRVRSRSVLQSNVSQPQQPAGQPSTEELAFQAQLRLNSKLKTAIPGVVLTAAGPDRQAFEEQLNGVGAGLFTYALTQYLWQATPATTVQVSLCRVAATIEQMVGNKQQPMLVATTDDLSLKTNPKQTSLTYHLFPNSSEADGVVTAVQEDGKVAQLWLGGLPITILASYGVNSLLTLLPPPGSEAVGNSPRQLLIRSREGLKARARIFPLLTGETYQLQPGQLVQESIRVLPRNVGLTVAIDSSLERIERVDATSAFSSIPNVSLVVTGEQPADCVLARVRKSGLLTGEKSSSSPIYYSQYGLFLPGFYLNPNTVGVEGEAVKTAVQRLVPTLQTLLAVKLLRLSGNEGASRLGVRATLEMVAPTEQVLMQRTTVRAIGPAPASDSVSTDLAENAAGMTDSGIISLPIGSRIQYRVHNYSDVPVYFILLGTDTSGNAIALLPPHSFANPSGLETNPLQQQAVGIGETIILPAASSPFKWVLQGPTGLNEMQLILSREPLTQTLAALESTQHPRGDFQRLGILVSPLEVARAVLQDLHQASLPAAETIAATPDSFAFDMNAWATLSFIYQVA, encoded by the coding sequence ATGAAGCGACGGAGTTTTTTGCAACGGGCTGGCTCGGTACTGGCAGCCTTGGGAGTAGGAGAAGCTGGGCTGGTGATGACGGGAAATCGCTATTACCAAGTTTTAGCGCAACCCAGTCCTCGCAAGTTGGCAATGCTGGTGGGCATTAACCAGTATTCTGGGAGTTCGCTTACGGGTTGTCTGACTGATGTGGAACTGCAACAAGAACTCCTGATACACCGATTTGGCTTTCAGCCAAGCGATATTTTGGTTTTGACCGATCGACAAGCTACACGACAGAATATAGAAACGGCTTTTATCGAGCATTTAAGCAAGCAGGCTAAACCGGGTGATGCGGTAGTTTTCCACTTCAGCGGCTATGGTAGCCGCGCCGAAACGATGGATGAGGAAGGAGAAAGGATGAATGAGGAAGAATCATTAATCCAAAATCCAAAATCCAAAATCCAAAATTTGTTAGTGCCTGTGGATGGGGTGGCGAACGGGGTGCTGGAAGAAACGCTGTGGTTGTTGTTGCGATCGCTCGATACCGACGCAGTTACAGCAGTATTGGATACTAGCTACACTGACCTGGGTACTGGGCTTTGGGGCAATCTGCGAGTGCGATCGCGTAGCGTATTGCAAAGCAACGTATCGCAACCCCAACAACCAGCAGGGCAGCCAAGTACCGAGGAGCTAGCCTTCCAAGCACAACTTCGGCTGAATTCAAAACTCAAAACTGCAATTCCAGGGGTAGTGCTGACGGCAGCAGGCCCTGATCGGCAAGCATTTGAGGAGCAGTTGAATGGTGTGGGTGCTGGGCTGTTCACCTATGCTTTGACTCAATATCTCTGGCAAGCGACCCCCGCGACTACCGTTCAAGTCAGCCTGTGTCGGGTTGCTGCAACGATCGAACAAATGGTGGGGAACAAACAGCAACCCATGCTGGTAGCAACTACCGATGATTTGTCCCTAAAAACCAATCCCAAGCAAACATCCCTGACTTATCATCTTTTTCCCAACAGTTCCGAAGCCGATGGCGTAGTAACGGCCGTGCAAGAAGATGGCAAAGTTGCACAGTTGTGGTTGGGAGGACTGCCGATAACCATTCTGGCGTCCTATGGGGTGAATTCTCTCCTGACTTTGTTACCGCCACCGGGTTCTGAAGCTGTTGGGAATAGCCCACGGCAACTTTTGATTCGTTCCCGCGAGGGTTTAAAAGCAAGGGCACGAATTTTCCCGTTGTTGACTGGCGAAACTTACCAATTGCAACCAGGGCAACTCGTGCAAGAATCCATCCGGGTTCTGCCCCGCAATGTCGGCTTAACGGTTGCTATTGATAGCAGTCTAGAACGAATTGAGCGAGTGGATGCCACCAGTGCTTTTTCTAGTATTCCTAATGTGTCATTGGTGGTGACGGGGGAGCAGCCTGCTGATTGCGTGTTGGCTAGAGTGCGAAAAAGCGGACTCTTGACTGGGGAAAAGTCTTCTTCTTCTCCCATCTACTATTCCCAATACGGTTTGTTTTTACCCGGTTTTTATCTGAATCCCAATACGGTGGGAGTAGAGGGGGAGGCGGTAAAGACGGCGGTACAAAGGTTGGTTCCCACGCTGCAAACGCTGTTGGCGGTTAAGTTGTTGCGCTTGAGTGGGAATGAAGGTGCTTCCCGCTTAGGTGTTCGGGCGACACTGGAGATGGTTGCTCCCACCGAACAGGTGCTGATGCAACGAACCACTGTTCGGGCGATTGGGCCTGCCCCTGCAAGTGACTCGGTTTCCACAGATTTGGCTGAAAATGCGGCGGGGATGACAGATTCAGGGATTATTAGTTTGCCGATCGGTAGCCGCATTCAGTACCGAGTTCATAACTACAGTGATGTTCCTGTTTATTTTATTCTGCTCGGTACGGATACCAGCGGTAATGCGATCGCTCTACTACCTCCCCATTCTTTCGCCAATCCCAGCGGTTTGGAAACTAACCCTTTACAGCAGCAGGCGGTAGGCATTGGTGAGACTATCATTTTACCTGCTGCTTCCAGTCCTTTTAAATGGGTTCTCCAAGGCCCAACCGGACTCAATGAAATGCAACTGATCTTGAGTCGCGAGCCTCTGACTCAGACTCTAGCTGCTCTGGAAAGCACGCAGCATCCCAGAGGAGATTTTCAACGTCTTGGTATCTTAGTCAGTCCTTTGGAGGTGGCGCGGGCAGTTCTGCAAGACTTACACCAAGCTAGTCTTCCTGCTGCCGAAACGATCGCTGCAACCCCCGATTCCTTCGCCTTTGATATGAATGCTTGGGCAACTCTCAGTTTTATTTATCAGGTTGCATGA
- a CDS encoding NAD(P)H-hydrate dehydratase, whose product MDRVEKIQQVVVSAQQMREIEGRVFAAGMPVAALMEKVASLIVRHISREWGSGGEKRIPNYQSLISNHPKSPRVGILVGPGYNGGDALVVARELHFQGYEIVIYHPFTKLKELTAQHAQYANSLGIPFVEEISLLSDCDLIIDGLFGFGLERAITDPVAAAIDRINQLSKPIISIDLPSGLHTDTGEVLGTAIRATHTLCLGLWKQGLLQDRALEYVGKAELIDFDIPLADIAAVLGETPEIQRVTEAFAIAHLPLSRPPVTHKYKMGHLLLICGSRKYAGGAILSGLGARASGVGMLSIAVPESLKSLLVSHLPEALIIGCPETESGAISQLPEEIDLGSYSAIACGPGLTKDARPVVQAVLESELPLLLDADGLNILAQMGTIPKLSKRQAITVLTPHTGEFKRLFPDAPDPTTDRVSAVREASRLSGAVVLLKGARTAIANPSGSVWIIPESTPALARGGSGDVLTGLLSGLLAQPTSQELPVEEIVAAGAWWHAQAGILAAKERTELGVDAFTLTQYLIPVVCSAE is encoded by the coding sequence ATGGACAGGGTGGAAAAAATTCAACAGGTAGTCGTGAGTGCCCAGCAGATGCGCGAGATTGAAGGGCGCGTCTTTGCTGCGGGGATGCCAGTCGCCGCTTTGATGGAAAAGGTGGCAAGTCTGATTGTCCGTCACATCAGCAGGGAGTGGGGGAGTGGGGGAGAAAAAAGAATCCCCAATTACCAATCCCTAATTTCCAATCATCCAAAATCGCCAAGAGTGGGCATTTTGGTTGGGCCAGGTTATAATGGTGGCGATGCGTTGGTAGTTGCCCGCGAGTTGCATTTCCAGGGTTATGAGATTGTTATTTATCATCCTTTTACCAAACTAAAGGAATTGACAGCCCAACACGCTCAGTATGCTAATAGTTTAGGCATTCCATTTGTTGAAGAAATTTCCCTGTTATCAGATTGCGATCTAATAATTGATGGGTTGTTTGGATTTGGGTTGGAAAGAGCGATTACCGATCCGGTTGCTGCTGCGATCGATCGAATCAATCAGTTGTCCAAACCGATTATTAGCATCGATTTGCCTTCTGGTTTGCACACAGATACGGGGGAGGTATTGGGAACAGCTATTCGTGCCACTCATACTCTTTGCTTGGGTTTGTGGAAGCAGGGATTATTACAAGATCGAGCGTTAGAATATGTTGGCAAAGCTGAATTAATTGATTTTGATATTCCGCTGGCGGATATCGCGGCGGTACTCGGTGAAACGCCTGAGATACAGCGTGTGACGGAAGCATTTGCGATCGCACATTTGCCCCTATCCCGTCCGCCAGTCACCCATAAGTATAAAATGGGGCATTTGCTACTCATTTGCGGTTCCCGCAAATATGCTGGAGGAGCTATTTTAAGTGGTTTGGGAGCAAGAGCGAGTGGTGTGGGGATGCTCTCAATTGCCGTACCGGAATCTCTGAAATCCCTGTTAGTATCACATCTGCCGGAAGCACTGATTATTGGTTGTCCGGAGACGGAAAGCGGTGCGATTTCCCAGCTGCCAGAAGAAATTGATTTGGGGTCGTATAGTGCGATCGCTTGCGGCCCAGGTTTGACAAAAGATGCTAGGCCAGTTGTCCAAGCCGTGTTAGAAAGCGAACTTCCCCTACTTTTAGACGCCGACGGCTTAAATATCCTCGCCCAAATGGGAACCATCCCCAAGCTATCAAAGCGGCAGGCAATCACCGTCCTGACACCCCATACAGGTGAGTTCAAGCGTCTATTTCCAGATGCACCAGATCCCACAACAGACAGGGTGAGTGCGGTTAGAGAGGCGTCTCGCTTGAGTGGTGCGGTAGTGTTGTTAAAAGGCGCGAGAACAGCAATTGCCAACCCTTCCGGTTCGGTATGGATTATTCCCGAAAGCACACCAGCCCTCGCACGTGGCGGCAGTGGAGATGTCCTAACTGGACTATTGAGCGGACTTTTAGCGCAACCAACTTCTCAGGAATTACCCGTAGAAGAAATCGTAGCAGCAGGTGCTTGGTGGCACGCGCAAGCGGGGATTTTGGCAGCCAAAGAGCGAACTGAGTTGGGAGTTGATGCGTTTACACTAACGCAATATTTGATTCCGGTGGTATGTAGTGCTGAATGA
- a CDS encoding SPOR domain-containing protein, giving the protein MKRNLQNKIRGFGRMKLFNMAPVAPLASLLIGSMALALVPQTIVQAELTTNNLSVAQRLLETPLPPPPRLQQTDSPQLLARRRRPSRTRTNRRWRSNCQRQRCNCEATPCDYQSYVVYIPRYSDRLLEQVQNIYSEARKMHYGRKDVIQVGSYGEQWVAEDTRARLRQEGFSTEIGTILTRRTSQFSVIVNNPSLLDMVQREVFNATLGIDTRTQQKVIVAGQYRSAARAQELVSELQKRGILAEIVGDVSVLDTTEFSNDNSTIEVLGDNYQSNLLFANNVVTRSNSFADNYYGIMIPGSEAELTTIEAHVRRMAPGLGMERGVYQIENAKEPFVMVGPFADRETAERWGRYLQDFGMTNAQVFHGS; this is encoded by the coding sequence ATGAAACGAAATCTGCAAAATAAAATTAGGGGATTTGGTCGGATGAAACTATTTAATATGGCACCAGTTGCACCTTTGGCATCCCTCCTAATTGGGAGTATGGCTCTAGCGCTGGTTCCCCAAACCATTGTCCAAGCAGAACTGACTACCAACAATTTATCAGTTGCACAACGACTTTTGGAAACACCACTGCCACCGCCACCGAGATTGCAGCAAACTGATTCTCCACAACTACTGGCTCGCCGGAGGAGACCCTCCAGGACGAGAACCAACAGGCGCTGGCGCTCTAATTGTCAAAGGCAGCGGTGCAATTGCGAAGCAACGCCGTGCGATTATCAAAGCTATGTAGTTTATATTCCCAGATATAGCGATCGCCTCCTCGAACAGGTTCAGAACATATATTCGGAAGCTAGGAAGATGCACTACGGGAGAAAAGATGTCATTCAAGTGGGATCTTACGGCGAACAGTGGGTAGCAGAAGACACCCGTGCAAGGCTGCGACAAGAGGGATTTTCTACTGAAATAGGCACGATCCTTACCAGGCGAACATCTCAGTTTTCTGTTATTGTGAATAACCCATCTCTCTTAGACATGGTTCAAAGAGAAGTGTTTAATGCAACTTTAGGCATTGACACAAGAACCCAACAAAAGGTCATTGTGGCAGGGCAATATCGCAGTGCTGCCAGGGCACAAGAGCTTGTCAGCGAACTGCAAAAACGGGGTATCCTTGCTGAAATTGTCGGCGATGTGAGTGTATTGGATACTACTGAGTTTTCAAATGATAATTCTACTATTGAGGTACTTGGAGATAATTATCAAAGCAATTTGCTGTTTGCAAATAATGTTGTGACTCGCTCTAATTCATTCGCAGATAATTACTATGGGATAATGATTCCAGGCAGTGAAGCAGAATTAACTACGATCGAAGCTCACGTCCGACGCATGGCTCCTGGTTTGGGAATGGAAAGAGGAGTTTACCAAATAGAGAATGCTAAAGAACCATTTGTAATGGTAGGGCCGTTTGCCGATCGAGAAACAGCAGAGCGATGGGGGCGCTATCTGCAAGATTTTGGGATGACCAATGCACAAGTTTTCCACGGCAGCTAA
- a CDS encoding TPR end-of-group domain-containing protein: MKINYWITCAILSVGLKVFAAPTPPQPIFSAQLKPASEISQTEREELQQLRQDKEIRDRVQTEVDRAFSRATTLINILLFVMTLFPFATALGVWLLRRSAIDQIVSETRNELEKEVQKQLEAEVADEFKKQASAFQQEMQKLEAEFGSHLDQLQALFIDGNTEEKNNLNEQQIESFSLQAAPQIPTLAEPQIETPQAENEEKISANPGEVLSVDEYLEQGNVHFAEGRYAEANNCYNQALKIERDFPETRYQNARAYARRRNINPAIGNLQWAIDIEPMYKEKAKIDSAFDEMRENEQFQKLVDE, translated from the coding sequence ATGAAGATTAACTATTGGATTACCTGTGCTATTTTATCCGTAGGGCTGAAGGTTTTTGCCGCCCCGACGCCCCCACAGCCGATATTTTCGGCCCAGCTAAAGCCCGCTTCTGAGATTTCGCAGACTGAGCGCGAGGAACTGCAACAGCTGCGCCAAGATAAGGAAATACGCGATCGCGTCCAGACGGAAGTCGATCGGGCCTTTAGCCGCGCTACAACTTTAATCAATATTTTGCTATTCGTGATGACTCTGTTTCCCTTTGCGACAGCTCTTGGTGTTTGGCTTCTCCGTCGCAGCGCGATCGACCAAATTGTCTCTGAAACGAGAAATGAATTAGAAAAAGAAGTCCAAAAACAACTAGAAGCTGAAGTAGCAGATGAATTTAAAAAACAAGCGTCAGCTTTTCAACAAGAAATGCAAAAGTTAGAAGCGGAATTTGGATCTCATCTGGATCAATTGCAGGCTTTATTTATAGATGGCAATACCGAGGAAAAGAATAATTTAAACGAACAACAAATTGAAAGTTTTAGTCTTCAAGCTGCACCGCAGATACCGACTCTGGCTGAACCACAAATCGAAACTCCTCAAGCTGAAAATGAAGAAAAAATTTCTGCTAATCCGGGCGAAGTTTTGAGCGTCGATGAGTATTTAGAACAAGGTAATGTACATTTTGCTGAAGGTCGTTATGCAGAGGCAAACAATTGTTATAACCAAGCGCTTAAAATTGAACGCGATTTCCCTGAAACTCGTTATCAAAACGCTCGTGCTTATGCGAGGCGAAGGAATATAAATCCCGCCATTGGAAATCTGCAATGGGCAATTGACATTGAGCCTATGTATAAAGAAAAAGCGAAAATTGACTCTGCTTTTGATGAAATGCGAGAAAATGAGCAATTTCAGAAATTAGTTGATGAATAG
- a CDS encoding papain fold toxin domain-containing protein, with translation MPQISAAQILQVGARASTYENLKCVECARAIKDYLLSQDIRGKRVKLYTGDAASWDSRIYDDSIPGDAISVNGRHEGIAIVINGIETVFDNHHHDGIPSTPIQ, from the coding sequence ATCCCTCAGATTAGTGCCGCGCAAATCCTGCAAGTTGGAGCTAGAGCCAGCACTTACGAAAACCTTAAGTGCGTTGAATGCGCTAGAGCAATAAAGGACTACTTGCTATCTCAGGACATTCGCGGTAAGCGCGTCAAACTCTACACAGGCGATGCAGCAAGTTGGGACAGCCGCATTTATGATGATAGCATCCCAGGAGACGCTATTTCCGTTAATGGTCGCCATGAAGGAATTGCAATTGTCATCAACGGCATAGAAACTGTTTTTGATAACCATCACCATGATGGAATTCCCAGCACACCAATTCAGTAA
- a CDS encoding valine--pyruvate transaminase, which produces MNPALTQFGNQMSRLTGVRAIMKDIKETLQAGKGQEFINLSPGNPVILPEVEQMWRDYTKELLDSPDYGKVVCRYGDSQGYEPLIDAVVTDFNRRYGLNLTNRNILITPGSQSLYFYAANAFGGYTTSGELKQIVLPLSPDYTGYGGVTLVPEALLAYKPKLDIDETSHRFKYRPDFSQLEINESTGCVLFSRPCNPTGNVLTDDEVRKIEALAAPYNVPVLIDSAYGPPFPALNFTEMTPIFGNNVVHCMSLSKAGLPGERIGIAIGDEQVIQVLESFQTNMCIHSSRYGQAIATRAIASGRLADIATQVIRPYYQKKFDVVESTIEQAMPKDLPWFLHRGEGAIFAWLWLKDLPITDWELYQELKKVGVIVVPGSSFFPGLREDWSHKNECIRISLTATDEEIVAGMQRLAKVVQQVYSVVSA; this is translated from the coding sequence ATGAACCCTGCCCTGACTCAATTTGGAAATCAAATGTCCCGCTTAACTGGCGTGCGGGCGATTATGAAGGATATTAAAGAAACTTTGCAAGCAGGCAAAGGGCAGGAATTTATTAACTTAAGTCCTGGAAATCCAGTGATTTTGCCGGAAGTTGAGCAGATGTGGCGGGATTACACTAAAGAATTGCTCGATAGTCCAGATTATGGTAAAGTAGTTTGTCGCTACGGTGATTCTCAGGGTTATGAACCATTAATTGATGCAGTAGTCACCGACTTTAATCGCCGCTATGGGTTGAATCTCACAAATCGCAACATTCTGATTACCCCAGGCAGTCAAAGTCTCTATTTCTACGCTGCTAATGCCTTTGGCGGATACACCACAAGTGGCGAATTAAAGCAAATCGTTCTGCCCTTAAGTCCAGATTACACGGGTTATGGCGGCGTGACTTTAGTCCCGGAGGCGTTATTAGCTTACAAGCCTAAATTGGATATTGATGAGACTAGCCATCGTTTCAAATACCGCCCCGATTTCAGCCAACTCGAAATTAATGAAAGTACTGGTTGCGTTTTATTCTCCCGTCCCTGCAATCCTACGGGAAATGTCCTCACCGATGATGAAGTACGCAAAATAGAGGCTTTGGCTGCGCCTTACAATGTGCCGGTATTAATTGATTCTGCGTATGGGCCTCCCTTCCCGGCGTTGAACTTTACGGAAATGACGCCGATATTTGGGAATAATGTTGTCCACTGCATGAGTTTATCGAAGGCTGGCTTACCAGGGGAACGGATTGGGATTGCGATCGGAGATGAACAGGTAATTCAGGTGCTGGAGTCATTCCAAACGAATATGTGTATCCATTCATCTCGGTATGGACAGGCGATCGCCACTCGTGCGATCGCCAGCGGTAGACTAGCCGACATCGCTACCCAAGTGATTCGTCCCTACTATCAGAAAAAGTTCGATGTAGTAGAAAGCACCATAGAACAAGCAATGCCCAAAGATTTGCCGTGGTTCCTGCATCGCGGCGAAGGAGCAATTTTTGCCTGGTTGTGGTTAAAAGATTTACCGATAACTGATTGGGAACTATATCAGGAGTTAAAGAAAGTGGGTGTAATTGTTGTACCTGGTAGTTCTTTCTTCCCCGGTTTGCGCGAAGATTGGTCGCACAAAAATGAGTGTATCCGCATCAGTCTCACCGCCACCGACGAGGAAATTGTTGCTGGGATGCAGCGTTTGGCAAAGGTGGTGCAGCAGGTGTATTCAGTTGTGAGTGCTTAA